From one uncultured Erythrobacter sp. genomic stretch:
- a CDS encoding cupin domain-containing protein — MTGPASIERRIVRYGDLVPCRDAFIDTRSPGSDQKENFTIIGPGVAENPNQHVHISEPHGFNIGGARQPPRCLNSQHSHDTVEVFYVHSGRWRFMTGERGTDGEVFMGPGDLISIPTRLFRGFENVGEDTGFLWAVLGGDDAGHVMWAPYVFDMARDYGLVLLEDGTLVDTAKGESVPPDARPMPETTAQQIAALARADSAALAQCVIPAAMPRPAALHADTPGISERLLIGAAPIAWPHGFTVAEIAIAPHSAIAPHRLPVADVWFVQDGDVTVTIGDESAICGRGDTITVPRGAVRSLANRGAAPARVVQVRGGDTLPVPEPV; from the coding sequence ATGACCGGCCCCGCCTCCATTGAGCGCAGGATCGTGCGCTACGGCGATCTGGTGCCGTGCCGCGATGCCTTCATCGACACCCGCTCGCCCGGATCGGACCAGAAGGAAAACTTCACCATCATCGGCCCCGGCGTGGCCGAAAATCCGAACCAGCACGTCCACATCAGCGAACCCCACGGCTTCAACATCGGCGGCGCACGCCAACCGCCGCGCTGCCTGAATTCGCAGCACAGTCACGACACAGTGGAGGTGTTCTACGTCCACTCCGGCCGCTGGCGCTTCATGACCGGGGAGCGCGGAACGGATGGCGAGGTGTTCATGGGGCCGGGCGATCTGATCTCGATCCCCACGCGCCTGTTCCGCGGGTTCGAGAATGTCGGCGAGGATACGGGCTTCCTGTGGGCGGTGCTGGGCGGCGATGATGCCGGGCACGTGATGTGGGCGCCCTATGTGTTCGACATGGCGCGCGATTACGGGCTGGTGCTGCTGGAAGACGGCACGCTGGTCGATACTGCCAAGGGTGAGAGCGTGCCGCCGGATGCGCGGCCCATGCCCGAGACCACGGCGCAGCAAATCGCAGCGCTCGCGCGGGCGGATTCCGCGGCACTCGCCCAATGCGTCATTCCCGCAGCCATGCCGCGTCCGGCAGCCCTGCACGCTGATACGCCGGGCATTTCCGAGCGCCTGCTGATCGGCGCTGCGCCGATCGCGTGGCCACATGGCTTCACCGTCGCCGAAATCGCAATCGCGCCGCATTCCGCGATTGCCCCGCACCGGCTGCCTGTGGCCGATGTTTGGTTCGTGCAGGACGGCGATGTCACCGTGACGATCGGCGACGAATCCGCCATCTGCGGCAGGGGCGACACCATCACCGTCCCGCGAGGCGCAGTACGCAGCCTCGCCAATCGCGGTGCTGCTCCTGCGCGGGTGGTGCAGGTGCGCGGCGGCGATACGCTCCCCGTGCCCGAACCAGTCTGA
- the gltX gene encoding glutamate--tRNA ligase gives MITTRFAPSPTGRLHVGNIRTALHNWMLARQGGGRFILRIDDTDAERSREDYVDAIRADLTWLGLGWDAEERQSARLDRYEAAFAALHAAGRIYPCYESAQELEVKRKIALGRGLPPIYDRAALKLTEAERAAKEAEGTPAHWRFLLDHAEPIQWDDGIRGAQKFDAAQLSDPVIRRADGSWLYMMPSAVDDIDMGVTQVLRGEDHVSNTAVQIQIFTALYAAGFASAESAAKTLPAFAHEALLVGREGKLSKRLGSLGCDAFRERGIEPEAIIALLARLGTSLPVEPIADRAALVASFDLATFGRAPAKFDEEDLERLNAGIVHQLPFDAVAARLPDGMDEAGWHAIRPNLAHIGEAGDWWRLVTGPIVQPDFSAEDKAFLTEAERLLMWGDNPWGALTTALKEATGRKGKGLFLPLRQALTGMDHGPDMGELLPLIGEEEARARLGQEAA, from the coding sequence GCCCCTTCGCCCACCGGCCGCCTCCATGTCGGCAATATCCGCACCGCGCTGCATAACTGGATGCTAGCGCGGCAAGGCGGCGGGCGCTTCATCCTGCGGATCGACGACACTGATGCGGAACGCAGCCGCGAAGATTATGTCGATGCAATCCGCGCCGATCTGACTTGGTTGGGACTTGGCTGGGACGCCGAGGAGCGGCAGTCCGCCCGGCTCGATCGCTACGAAGCGGCCTTTGCGGCGTTGCACGCGGCGGGGCGGATCTACCCCTGCTACGAAAGCGCGCAGGAGCTGGAGGTCAAGCGCAAGATCGCCTTGGGCCGCGGGCTGCCGCCGATCTACGACCGTGCTGCGCTCAAGCTGACCGAGGCCGAGCGCGCCGCCAAGGAAGCCGAGGGCACCCCTGCCCACTGGCGCTTCCTGCTTGACCATGCCGAACCGATCCAGTGGGATGATGGCATTCGCGGCGCGCAGAAGTTCGATGCGGCGCAGCTCTCCGATCCGGTGATCCGCCGCGCCGATGGCTCGTGGCTCTACATGATGCCAAGCGCGGTGGACGACATCGATATGGGCGTCACGCAAGTGCTGCGCGGTGAGGATCATGTGTCCAATACTGCTGTTCAAATTCAGATCTTTACCGCACTTTATGCTGCAGGCTTTGCTTCGGCGGAAAGTGCAGCAAAAACGCTCCCCGCCTTTGCGCATGAAGCGTTGCTGGTGGGGCGTGAGGGCAAGCTTTCGAAGCGCCTCGGATCGCTCGGCTGCGACGCCTTCCGGGAGCGCGGGATCGAGCCTGAGGCGATCATTGCGTTGCTTGCGCGGCTGGGCACGTCGCTGCCGGTCGAACCGATTGCCGACCGCGCCGCACTGGTCGCAAGCTTTGACCTCGCCACCTTCGGGCGTGCACCAGCGAAGTTTGACGAGGAGGATCTGGAGCGGCTCAACGCCGGGATCGTCCACCAGCTGCCGTTTGATGCGGTCGCTGCTCGCCTGCCGGACGGGATGGACGAGGCCGGGTGGCACGCGATCCGCCCAAACCTTGCCCATATCGGCGAAGCGGGCGATTGGTGGCGGCTGGTCACCGGGCCGATTGTGCAGCCCGATTTCAGCGCCGAGGACAAGGCGTTCCTCACCGAGGCCGAACGTCTGCTGATGTGGGGCGATAACCCATGGGGCGCGCTCACCACGGCGCTCAAGGAGGCTACTGGACGCAAGGGCAAGGGATTGTTCCTGCCGCTGCGACAGGCGCTCACCGGCATGGATCATGGCCCCGATATGGGCGAGCTCCTGCCCCTGATCGGCGAGGAAGAAGCGCGGGCCAGGTTGGGTCAAGAAGCGGCTTAA
- a CDS encoding L-serine ammonia-lyase has product MLSILNLFRIGIGPSSSHTVGPMRIARRFVVALAEARKLDEVRRIAITLQGSLALTGVGHGSVDACVLGLMGWEPDTVDPDAVPALLASAGSGQIRLLGHHPIAFAIAGDITLACDIVPELHPNGMRLRAYGEGDSVIADETWYSTGGGFIASARQLSAPSADDLVTSPVRTAHPYASGAELLALCATHGLDIAALVLANEDAWRAEAETLAGIDRLVDAMLACIERGLAHDGILPGGLQVRRRAPELWRKLLASPTNETEVLLDRLNLFAMAVNEENAAGGRVVTAPTNGAAGIIPAVLRQYCHEGPQAREQARRFLLTAGGIGLLYKQRASISGAEMGCQGEVGVACSMAAAGLAAVWGGTPQQVAAAAEIGMEHNLGLTCDPVGGLVQIPCIERNAIGAVKAVNAARLALHSHEVPKVSLDQVIETMRQTGIDMSSKYKETSLGGLAVNVAAC; this is encoded by the coding sequence ATGCTTTCGATCCTCAACCTGTTCCGTATCGGCATTGGCCCATCAAGCTCGCACACCGTGGGGCCGATGCGGATCGCCCGGCGCTTTGTCGTCGCTTTGGCCGAGGCGCGCAAGCTTGACGAGGTGCGCCGCATTGCCATCACCTTGCAAGGCTCGCTCGCGTTGACGGGCGTCGGGCACGGCTCGGTCGATGCCTGTGTGCTGGGGCTGATGGGGTGGGAGCCGGACACGGTCGATCCTGATGCGGTGCCCGCTTTGCTGGCATCGGCAGGCTCGGGACAGATCCGCCTGTTGGGGCACCACCCGATCGCTTTCGCAATCGCGGGCGACATCACGCTCGCTTGCGACATCGTCCCCGAACTCCACCCCAATGGGATGCGCCTGCGCGCCTACGGGGAGGGCGACAGCGTAATCGCGGACGAGACCTGGTATTCCACCGGCGGCGGCTTCATCGCTTCGGCCCGCCAATTGTCCGCCCCCAGCGCTGACGATCTCGTCACCAGCCCGGTGCGCACCGCACATCCCTATGCTTCGGGCGCAGAACTGCTGGCGCTGTGCGCGACCCATGGGCTGGACATCGCCGCTCTGGTGCTCGCCAACGAAGACGCGTGGCGGGCCGAGGCCGAGACCCTCGCCGGGATCGACCGGCTGGTGGACGCGATGCTCGCCTGTATCGAACGCGGCCTTGCCCACGACGGCATCCTCCCCGGCGGCCTCCAGGTGCGCCGCCGCGCCCCGGAACTGTGGCGCAAGCTCCTCGCCAGCCCCACCAACGAGACCGAGGTGCTGCTCGACCGGCTCAACTTGTTTGCGATGGCGGTGAACGAAGAAAACGCCGCCGGGGGCCGGGTCGTTACTGCGCCCACCAATGGCGCGGCGGGGATCATCCCGGCCGTGCTGCGGCAATATTGCCACGAGGGGCCGCAGGCACGCGAACAGGCGCGGCGGTTCCTGCTCACGGCGGGCGGCATTGGCCTGCTCTACAAGCAGCGCGCCTCGATCTCGGGTGCGGAGATGGGCTGTCAGGGCGAGGTCGGGGTGGCCTGTTCGATGGCAGCGGCGGGACTGGCCGCGGTGTGGGGCGGCACGCCGCAGCAGGTTGCCGCCGCAGCAGAGATCGGGATGGAGCATAATCTCGGCCTCACCTGCGATCCTGTCGGCGGGCTGGTGCAGATCCCCTGCATTGAGCGCAATGCGATTGGCGCAGTGAAAGCGGTCAACGCCGCGCGGCTCGCGCTGCACAGCCACGAAGTGCCCAAAGTTTCGCTCGATCAGGTGATTGAGACGATGCGCCAGACCGGGATCGATATGTCGTCCAAATACAAAGAAACGAGCCTTGGCGGGCTGGCCGTGAATGTGGCGGCTTGCTGA
- a CDS encoding SDR family oxidoreductase: MTGVLAGKRALVTGASKGLGRAICHALVAAGAHVTGIARPSTELGSLSAELGAAFDPWPYDVTGEEVLARIAAAPGFDLLVNNAGTNRPQPFAEVTDEALDLMLDLNVRSAFRIARAAARKMERGASIIHMTSQMGHVGSPGRTVYCMTKHALEGLSKAMAVELAPAGIRVNCIAPTFVKTPLTESFFADPAFATFVDRMIPMGELATPDHIAAAVVYLASPAAAMITGHSLLIDGGWTAQ; encoded by the coding sequence ATGACCGGAGTGCTCGCAGGAAAACGTGCGCTGGTGACCGGGGCAAGCAAGGGCCTTGGCCGCGCTATCTGCCACGCGCTGGTGGCAGCCGGTGCTCATGTCACCGGGATCGCCCGCCCCTCGACCGAACTCGGCAGCCTCAGCGCAGAGCTCGGCGCGGCGTTCGATCCCTGGCCCTATGACGTCACCGGCGAGGAAGTGCTCGCCCGCATTGCTGCGGCGCCGGGGTTCGATCTGCTCGTCAACAATGCCGGAACCAATCGCCCGCAGCCCTTTGCCGAGGTCACGGACGAGGCGCTCGACCTGATGCTCGATCTCAATGTCCGCAGCGCTTTCCGCATCGCCCGCGCGGCGGCGCGAAAGATGGAGCGCGGGGCGAGCATCATTCACATGACCAGCCAGATGGGCCATGTCGGATCGCCCGGCCGGACGGTCTATTGCATGACCAAGCACGCGCTCGAAGGGCTGTCCAAGGCGATGGCCGTGGAACTCGCTCCCGCCGGCATCCGCGTCAATTGCATCGCGCCGACCTTCGTGAAAACGCCGCTGACGGAGAGCTTTTTTGCCGACCCGGCCTTTGCTACCTTCGTTGACCGGATGATCCCGATGGGCGAACTTGCCACGCCTGATCACATCGCGGCCGCCGTGGTCTATCTCGCGTCGCCAGCGGCGGCGATGATCACCGGGCATAGCTTGTTGATCGACGGCGGCTGGACCGCGCAATAG
- a CDS encoding ester cyclase, whose amino-acid sequence MPKPVMRVAITDIDAMMAPGPERRMALPGFADEFVDFPHYIIRITERIWHDRKVELCLDWYSEDCAIHTLAGPITGAQTVVDNTWATLAAFPDRRLDGDNVIWSDEGEGSFLSSHLITSKMTNLGDSDFGPATGKRVLVRTIADCLCRENRIVEEWLVRDNLALVEQLGFDPQAVAERQAAADAARGRSLVTVLGTYHAEAHTAPDAEPQSEAAQVAVGLLRAVWRDGDDCKAHALSDFRLGAWVPGGRFLYGPDQIAEFAAPIRAAFGPRARLRIEHIAEVPYLGEARDVAVRWSLAGWHEGEGRYGVPTGVPLLIMAVSHFRVIGGRVREEVTIWDDIAVLRQIAGHAAG is encoded by the coding sequence ATGCCAAAACCCGTCATGCGTGTGGCCATAACTGACATTGACGCGATGATGGCACCCGGCCCGGAACGGCGCATGGCGCTGCCGGGCTTCGCCGACGAATTCGTCGATTTCCCGCATTACATCATCCGCATCACCGAACGCATCTGGCACGATCGTAAGGTCGAACTGTGCCTTGACTGGTATTCGGAAGATTGCGCGATCCACACCCTCGCCGGGCCGATCACTGGGGCGCAAACCGTGGTCGACAACACCTGGGCCACGCTCGCCGCCTTTCCTGACCGGCGGCTGGACGGTGACAATGTGATCTGGTCGGACGAGGGGGAGGGCAGCTTCCTCTCCTCGCACCTCATCACCTCCAAGATGACCAATCTCGGGGACAGCGATTTCGGCCCCGCCACCGGCAAGCGCGTGCTGGTGCGCACTATCGCCGATTGCTTGTGCCGGGAAAACCGCATTGTCGAGGAGTGGCTGGTGCGCGACAATCTGGCGCTGGTGGAGCAGCTCGGCTTCGATCCGCAGGCCGTGGCGGAGCGGCAGGCGGCGGCGGATGCGGCGCGGGGGCGCTCGCTGGTTACAGTGCTGGGGACCTATCACGCCGAAGCGCACACCGCGCCTGATGCCGAGCCGCAGTCCGAGGCGGCGCAGGTCGCGGTCGGTCTGCTGCGCGCCGTTTGGCGGGATGGGGATGATTGTAAGGCGCACGCGCTGTCCGATTTCCGGCTGGGCGCTTGGGTGCCGGGCGGGCGGTTCCTGTATGGCCCCGATCAGATTGCTGAATTCGCCGCCCCGATCCGCGCCGCCTTCGGTCCCCGCGCGCGGCTCAGGATCGAACATATCGCCGAAGTGCCCTATCTGGGTGAGGCGCGCGATGTCGCGGTGCGATGGTCACTGGCGGGCTGGCACGAGGGCGAGGGGCGGTATGGCGTCCCCACCGGCGTGCCCCTGTTGATCATGGCGGTCAGCCACTTCCGGGTGATCGGGGGCCGCGTCCGCGAGGAAGTCACCATCTGGGACGATATCGCCGTGCTGCGGCAGATTGCTGGCCACGCGGCCGGTTGA
- a CDS encoding ester cyclase: protein MALQSVDCDAAKRKVDAGLTRLAACGAADLTAAAAEIFALDCRFHIAHPFNDLDGLDAGIASFFAPVKHAFQHCSRTHAIVAAGEFAGAVMVAVMGHYRGTFAHDLAGIPANHKPVWLRFGEIHRIEGGRIAESWMLPDMLDLIRQAGIWPLAPSLGAEVMWPAPGGNARALNPVDAEAGRASFDLVLAMHAALGTFDGHTLESMDLAPYWTPDFAWYGPAGIGTSLGLDGFRTVHQIPFLTAFPDRRGGQHVGRIGDGEFVVTGGWPSVTATHTGDGFLGMPATGRRVGMRVMDFYRCENGLIAENWVPLDITHLLLQMGYDVFARIAHLRGNPRTSL, encoded by the coding sequence GTGGCATTGCAGAGCGTGGATTGTGACGCGGCCAAGCGCAAGGTCGATGCCGGGCTCACCCGGCTGGCGGCGTGCGGCGCGGCTGATCTGACTGCTGCGGCGGCCGAGATTTTCGCGCTAGACTGTCGCTTTCACATTGCGCATCCGTTTAACGACCTCGATGGGCTCGACGCCGGGATTGCGAGCTTCTTCGCTCCGGTAAAGCACGCCTTCCAGCATTGCAGCCGCACCCATGCCATCGTCGCTGCGGGCGAGTTCGCAGGCGCGGTGATGGTGGCGGTGATGGGGCATTATCGCGGCACCTTCGCCCATGACCTTGCGGGCATCCCGGCCAACCACAAGCCAGTGTGGCTGCGCTTTGGCGAGATTCACCGGATCGAAGGCGGGCGGATCGCCGAAAGCTGGATGCTGCCCGATATGCTCGATCTGATCCGGCAGGCAGGCATCTGGCCGCTGGCGCCCAGCCTCGGCGCGGAAGTTATGTGGCCCGCACCGGGCGGCAATGCCCGCGCATTGAACCCCGTCGATGCCGAGGCGGGGCGCGCCAGCTTCGACCTCGTTCTCGCAATGCATGCAGCGCTGGGCACCTTCGACGGACACACGCTCGAATCGATGGATCTTGCGCCTTACTGGACGCCCGATTTCGCCTGGTATGGGCCGGCCGGGATTGGCACCAGTCTCGGGCTCGACGGGTTTCGCACCGTCCATCAGATCCCGTTCCTTACCGCCTTTCCGGACCGGCGCGGCGGGCAACATGTCGGGCGGATCGGCGATGGCGAGTTTGTCGTCACCGGCGGCTGGCCGAGCGTGACCGCCACTCATACCGGCGATGGTTTCCTTGGGATGCCCGCTACGGGCCGCCGCGTCGGGATGCGGGTGATGGACTTCTATCGCTGCGAAAACGGCCTCATCGCCGAAAACTGGGTGCCGCTCGATATCACCCACCTGCTGCTTCAGATGGGCTACGATGTCTTCGCGCGCATCGCCCACTTGCGCGGCAACCCGCGGACTTCGCTATGA